The following proteins are encoded in a genomic region of Coffea eugenioides isolate CCC68of chromosome 6, Ceug_1.0, whole genome shotgun sequence:
- the LOC113774258 gene encoding phosphatidate phosphatase PAH1 isoform X2: protein MNVVVKVGSLLTQGVYSVATPFHPFGGAVDIIAVQQQDGSFRSTPWYVRFGKFQGVLKGAEKVVRIEVNGIEANFHMYLDNSGEAYFVREVVSAEDGELNGGLHPADSHEGVQEDNNIDQTNSGTSTKDDSLCLDESCDSHTGEFQLRDEHVALGVDRLQRTESDSERRFYDFPDVQSSFEGSTELSEYGSGRYDSLDMDHVMESQNLSSEVVLVSVDGHILTAPISSLERNTEDVELDTPQFHLGPGEGTEEFNNSEGAWAANYLSSFDVSTLKANSEDVCKTNNDDNISEPRLEGNEGYGSHLNQVEENHETEKQVLDLHYDSSLESTSASMKEEDVFGSCLEIPALAMQVGNSSSHDANSPLEVLEVAKDSQDKSPQRSLSITGSEDLQVPAETIERNTFDTDISGSASMVDDFIHTNGELEKEVNVLSRPQASISEEEITISDNVKTEKSAYCKDIENDTGTSLELSLCRHLLQSGMGLNAAAQAFDAHRISEEEFKVSAASIIKNENLVVRIQGKYLPWDKAAPIVLGMVAYGLQLSIESSDAISLEQDDTRKSREDASGISSTPSGRGWRLWPNPFRRVRRIEHANSNSSNEDAVADSESGSQSQPVEATRTAPDGKESPQKPLMRTNVPTSDQIASLNLKEGQNMVTFTSFSRVLGPQKVEAHIYLWKWNARIVISDVDGTITKSDVLGQFMPLVGKDWTHSGIARLFSAIKENGYQLLFLSARAIVQAYITKSFLFNLKQDGNTLPDGPVVISPDGLFPSLYREVIRRAPHEFKIACLEDIKALFPPDYNPFYAGFGNRDTDELSYRKIGIPKGKIFIINPKGEVAINHRIDVKSYTSLHTLVHDMFPPTSLLEQEDYNSWNYWKMPLPEIDGY from the exons ATGAATGTGGTGGTTAAAGTCGGGAGCCTTCTTACACAAGGGGTGTACTCTGTTGCTACCCCATTCCATCCATTTGGTGGGGCTGTTGATATAATTGCTGTGCAGCAGCAGGATGGTAGCTTTAGGAGCACACCTTGGTATGTTAGATTTGGAAAATTTCAGGGTGTTCTTAAGGGTGCAGAAAAAGTTGTTCGAATAGAAGTTAATGGGATTGAAGCCAATTTCCATATGTATCTCGACAATTCAGGAGAGGCGTATTTCGTCAGGGAGGTTGTCTCTGCGGAAGATGGTGAACTTAATGGTGGTTTGCATCCTGCTGATAGTCATGAAGGTGTCCAAGAGGATAATAACATAGATCAAACTAATAGTGGCACTAGTACGAAAGATGATTCTCTTTGTTTAGATGAAAGTTGCGATTCCCATACTGGTGAGTTTCAGTTGCGAGATGAGCACGTTGCCCTTGGTGTAGATAGGTTGCAGAGAACGGAATCTGATAgtgaaaggcgattctatgatTTTCCGGATGTCCAATCTTCGTTTGAGGGTTCAACTGAGTTATCAGAGTATGGTTCTGGCCGTTATGATAGTCTGGACATGGATCATGTGATGGAATCACAGAATTTGAGTTCAGAAGTTGTCCTGGTGAGCGTGGATGGTCACATTCTTACAGCACCCATCTCATCATTGGAGAGGAATACTGAGGATGTGGAACTAGACACGCCTCAGTTTCATCTAGGCCCAGGTGAAGGGACCGAAGAGTTTAACAATAGTGAAGGTGCATGGGCTGCCAATTATTTGAGTAGCTTTGACGTATCAACACTTAAAGCTAATTCTGAAGATGTTTGCAAGACGAATAATGATGATAATATTTCTGAGCCCCGGCTGGAAGGAAATGAAGGATATGGGAGCCATCTGAATCAAGttgaagaaaatcatgaaacagaGAAACAGGTACTGGATCTTCACTATGATAGTAGCTTGGAGAGTACATCTGCCAGCATGAAGGAGGAGGATGTCTTCGGAAGCTGTTTGGAGATACCAGCCCTGGCCATGCAGGTTGGAAATTCCAGCAGTCATGATGCCAATTCTCCATTGGAGGTTCTTGAAGTTGCCAAAGATTCGCAAGATAAATCTCCTCAAAGATCACTATCAATTACTGGAAGTGAAG ACTTGCAGGTCCCAGCTGAAACAATTGAGAGAAATACATTTGATACAGATATAAGTGGTTCCGCTAGCATGGTGGATGATTTCATTCATACTAATGGAGAACTAGAGAAAGAAGTCAATGTGTTATCTAGGCCACAAGCATCCATTTCTGAAGAAGAAATTACAATAAGTGACAATGTGAAAACTGAGAAATCTGCTTATTGCAAAGATATTGAAAATGATACAGGAACAA GCTTAGAGTTATCTCTTTGCAGACACCTACTTCAATCTGGCATGGGTCTGAATGCAGCTGCACAAGCCTTTGATGCACACCGCATATCTGAAGAGGAATTTAAAGTTTCTGCAGCATCGATTATTAAGAATGAAAACTTAGTTGTCAGAATTCAGGGGAAGTACTTGCCATGGGATAAAGCTGCTCCTATTGTTCTTGGTATGGTTGCATATGGTTTGCAATTATCTATTGAATCAAGCGATGCAATTTCTTTGGAACAGGATGACACTAGGAAAAGCAGGGAAGATGCATCTGGAATCTCTTCGACTCCTTCTGGGCGTGGATGGAGGCTTTGGCCAAATCCATTTAGAAGGGTTAGGAGAATTGAGCATGCTAATAGTAATTCATCAAACGAAGATGCAGTTGCCGATTCTGAATCTGGCTCGCAGAGTCAACCTGTAGAAGCAACCCGAACTGCTCCTGATGGTAAGGAGTCTCCTCAGAAGCCACTTATGAGAACAAACGTTCCTACAAGTGATCAAATTGCATCTTTGAACCTAAAAGAGGGACAGAATATGGTGACATTCACATCCTTTTCAAGGGTCCTAGGACCTCAGAAg GTTGAAGCTCATATATACTTGTGGAAGTGGAATGCACGGATTGTAATTTCAGATGTTGATGGAACAATCACCAA GTCCGATGTTCTTGGTCAGTTCATGCCCTTGGTTGGTAAGGACTGGACACATTCTGGAATAGCTCGACTTTTCTCAGCAATTAAG GAGAATGGGTACCAGCTGCTGTTCTTGAGCGCACGTGCAATCGTTCAAGCATATATTACCAAGagttttctatttaatttaaaGCAG GATGGGAATACCTTGCCAGATGGACCTGTTGTCATATCGCCTGATGGTTTATTCCCTTCACTATACCGAGAAG TGATAAGAAGAGCTCCTCATGAATTTAAGATTGCGTGTTTAGAG GATATTAAAGCGCTTTTCCCTCCTGATTACAATCCCTTCTATGCGGGTTTTGGGAACAGAGACACCGATGAGCTCAGTTACAGAAAGATTGGCATCCCAAAGGGCAAAATATTCATCATCAACCCTAAG GGTGAGGTAGCCATTAATCATCGCATTGATGTGAAGTCGTACACTTCACTACACACGCTGGTACATGATATGTTCCCGCCTACATCGTTGCTCGAGCAG GAAGATTACAACTCGTGGAATTATTGGAAAATGCCATTGCCAGAGATTGATGGCTACTAG
- the LOC113774782 gene encoding protein GPR107-like codes for MAKLPLLLLIPLLVTLVPSASAEIKTLKITSDSRPMILFERFGFTHTGHATISVSSVSVVSSLSTPDPSRLGFFLLSEESLIQVLLELQQTPSFCVLDSKFITPLFTFRGLSPPPASSFVHSYPVTSPNEYSLFFANCAPESKVSMAVRTELYNLDNMGRVKDYLSAGLTQLPALYFTFSMIYFGFLGFWIYYCCKNRLSVHRIHVLMSLLVVMKALNLLCAAEDKHYVKSTGTPHGWDVLFYIFQFIRVVLLFTVIVLIGTGWSFLKPFLQEREKKVLMIVVPLQVLANVASVVIGETGPFIKDWVTWNQVFLLVDIICCCAIIFPIVWSIRSLRETSKTDGKAARNLAKLTLFRQFYIVVIGYLYFTRIIVFALRTIAAYKYQWVAFAAEEIASLAFYTVMFYMFRPVEKNEYFVLDEEEEEAAEMALRDEEFEL; via the coding sequence ATGGCGAAACTACCCCTCCTCCTCCTGATCCCCCTCCTCGTTACTCTTGTCCCCTCCGCCTCTGCCGAGATCAAAACCTTGAAGATCACCTCCGACTCCCGGCCCATGATCCTCTTCGAACGCTTTGGCTTCACCCACACCGGCCACGCTACCATCTCCGTGTCCTCCGTGTCCGTCGTCTCCTCTCTTTCCACCCCCGACCCATCTCGCCTGGGGTTTTTCCTCCTATCCGAAGAATCCCTCATCCAAGTCCTCCTTGAACTCCAACAGACCCCATCTTTTTGCGTCCTAGATTCCAAATTCATAACCCCATTGTTCACCTTCCGGGGCCTCTCTCCGCCGCCGGCGTCCTCTTTCGTTCACTCTTACCCCGTCACTTCCCCCAATGAGTACTCCCTTTTCTTCGCCAATTGCGCCCCCGAATCTAAAGTCTCCATGGCGGTCCGCACGGAGCTTTACAATCTCGATAACATGGGCCGCGTTAAGGATTACCTCTCCGCGGGCCTCACCCAGCTGCCTGCTTTATATTTCACGTTTTCCATGATTTATTTTGGATTTCTGGGATTTTGGATATACTACTGTTGTAAGAATAGGTTATCCGTCCACCGGATCCATGTGCTGATGAGCCTCTTGGTGGTAATGAAGGCGTTGAATCTGCTCTGCGCCGCAGAGGACAAGCATTACGTGAAGAGCACCGGTACCCCTCATGGATGGGATGTTTTGTTCTACATTTTCCAGTTTATTCGCGTGGTTCTTTTGTTTACTGTGATTGTTTTGATCGGTACCGGGTGGTCgtttttgaagccatttttgcaagagagggagaagaaGGTGCTGATGATTGTGGTCCCACTTCAGGTCTTGGCTAATGTGGCTTCCGTTGTGATTGGGGAAACGGGGCCTTTCATCAAAGATTGGGTCACTTGGAATCAGGTGTTTTTGCTGGTGGACATTATTTGCTGCTGTGCGATTATTTTTCCAATTGTATGGTCCATTAGGTCGTTGAGGGAGACTTCGAAAACAGATGGGAAGGCTGCTAGGAATTTGGCTAAGTTGACACTTTTTAGGCAGTTTTACATTGTGGTCATTGGTTACTTGTATTTCACCAGAATTATTGTGTTCGCATTGAGGACGATCGCTGCTTATAAGTATCAGTGGGTGGCCTTTGCAGCCGAAGAGATTGCAAGTTTGGCCTTCTATACCGTGATGTTTTACATGTTTAGGCCAGTTGAGAAGAATGAATATTTTGTCCTTGATGAGGAGGAAGAAGAGGCTGCCGAGATGGCTCTCCGCGATGAAGAGTTTGAGCTTTGA
- the LOC113776314 gene encoding uncharacterized protein LOC113776314: MAASAEEYAAFEERVRRTVYMDNLSPQVTENVLKAALDQFVNVVNVQFIPNYINPSLPRAALVEMETPNQASAIITEMADSPFMVLGMPRPVRACAAEVEMFDSRPKKPGRKITYKWLDPEDPDFEVARKMEVLTGKHAAETEFLLNHQLKEEENLANQQLETLKAHYKKYELIDGVLSDNTAKKLADRYRTRLSDA, translated from the exons ATGGCAGCTTCAGCTGAAGAATATGCGGCATTTGAAGAAAGGGTGAGAAGAACAGTCTATATGGATAATCTGTCACCTCAGGTGACAGAGAATGTTCTGAAAGCCGCTTTGGATCAATTTGTCAATGTCGTAAATGTCCAATTCATTCCCAACTATATCAATCCAAGCCTCCCACGAGCTGCTTTGGTGGAGATGGAAACTCCGAATCAGGCCTCTGCGATCATTACTGAGATGGCTGATTCGCCCTTTATGGTTCTTGGGATGCCAAGACCTGTCAGAGCATGCGCTGCAGAAGTAGAAATGTTTGACAGTCGTCCAAAGAAACCTGGCAGGAAGATCACTTACAAGTGGCTGGACCCCGAAGATCCTGATTTTGAGGTTGCCAGGAAGATGGAGGTTTTGACCGGAAAGCATGCTGCTGAAACCGAATTCCTGCTCAAT CATCAACTGAAGGAGGAGGAAAACCTTGCAAACCAGCAGCTGGAGACCTTGAAAGCGCACTATAAGAAATACGAGTTGATAGATGGTGTCCTGTCTGACAATACTGCCAAGAAATTAGCAGATCGATACAGGACACGTCTCTCAGATGCTTGA
- the LOC113774258 gene encoding phosphatidate phosphatase PAH1 isoform X1, whose translation MNVVVKVGSLLTQGVYSVATPFHPFGGAVDIIAVQQQDGSFRSTPWYVRFGKFQGVLKGAEKVVRIEVNGIEANFHMYLDNSGEAYFVREVVSAEDGELNGGLHPADSHEGVQEDNNIDQTNSGTSTKDDSLCLDESCDSHTGEFQLRDEHVALGVDRLQRTESDSERRFYDFPDVQSSFEGSTELSEYGSGRYDSLDMDHVMESQNLSSEVVLVSVDGHILTAPISSLERNTEDVELDTPQFHLGPGEGTEEFNNSEGAWAANYLSSFDVSTLKANSEDVCKTNNDDNISEPRLEGNEGYGSHLNQVEENHETEKQVLDLHYDSSLESTSASMKEEDVFGSCLEIPALAMQVGNSSSHDANSPLEVLEVAKDSQDKSPQRSLSITGSEGVQLVISRADDELSPLKSNTSGSVSSPDLQVPAETIERNTFDTDISGSASMVDDFIHTNGELEKEVNVLSRPQASISEEEITISDNVKTEKSAYCKDIENDTGTSLELSLCRHLLQSGMGLNAAAQAFDAHRISEEEFKVSAASIIKNENLVVRIQGKYLPWDKAAPIVLGMVAYGLQLSIESSDAISLEQDDTRKSREDASGISSTPSGRGWRLWPNPFRRVRRIEHANSNSSNEDAVADSESGSQSQPVEATRTAPDGKESPQKPLMRTNVPTSDQIASLNLKEGQNMVTFTSFSRVLGPQKVEAHIYLWKWNARIVISDVDGTITKSDVLGQFMPLVGKDWTHSGIARLFSAIKENGYQLLFLSARAIVQAYITKSFLFNLKQDGNTLPDGPVVISPDGLFPSLYREVIRRAPHEFKIACLEDIKALFPPDYNPFYAGFGNRDTDELSYRKIGIPKGKIFIINPKGEVAINHRIDVKSYTSLHTLVHDMFPPTSLLEQEDYNSWNYWKMPLPEIDGY comes from the exons ATGAATGTGGTGGTTAAAGTCGGGAGCCTTCTTACACAAGGGGTGTACTCTGTTGCTACCCCATTCCATCCATTTGGTGGGGCTGTTGATATAATTGCTGTGCAGCAGCAGGATGGTAGCTTTAGGAGCACACCTTGGTATGTTAGATTTGGAAAATTTCAGGGTGTTCTTAAGGGTGCAGAAAAAGTTGTTCGAATAGAAGTTAATGGGATTGAAGCCAATTTCCATATGTATCTCGACAATTCAGGAGAGGCGTATTTCGTCAGGGAGGTTGTCTCTGCGGAAGATGGTGAACTTAATGGTGGTTTGCATCCTGCTGATAGTCATGAAGGTGTCCAAGAGGATAATAACATAGATCAAACTAATAGTGGCACTAGTACGAAAGATGATTCTCTTTGTTTAGATGAAAGTTGCGATTCCCATACTGGTGAGTTTCAGTTGCGAGATGAGCACGTTGCCCTTGGTGTAGATAGGTTGCAGAGAACGGAATCTGATAgtgaaaggcgattctatgatTTTCCGGATGTCCAATCTTCGTTTGAGGGTTCAACTGAGTTATCAGAGTATGGTTCTGGCCGTTATGATAGTCTGGACATGGATCATGTGATGGAATCACAGAATTTGAGTTCAGAAGTTGTCCTGGTGAGCGTGGATGGTCACATTCTTACAGCACCCATCTCATCATTGGAGAGGAATACTGAGGATGTGGAACTAGACACGCCTCAGTTTCATCTAGGCCCAGGTGAAGGGACCGAAGAGTTTAACAATAGTGAAGGTGCATGGGCTGCCAATTATTTGAGTAGCTTTGACGTATCAACACTTAAAGCTAATTCTGAAGATGTTTGCAAGACGAATAATGATGATAATATTTCTGAGCCCCGGCTGGAAGGAAATGAAGGATATGGGAGCCATCTGAATCAAGttgaagaaaatcatgaaacagaGAAACAGGTACTGGATCTTCACTATGATAGTAGCTTGGAGAGTACATCTGCCAGCATGAAGGAGGAGGATGTCTTCGGAAGCTGTTTGGAGATACCAGCCCTGGCCATGCAGGTTGGAAATTCCAGCAGTCATGATGCCAATTCTCCATTGGAGGTTCTTGAAGTTGCCAAAGATTCGCAAGATAAATCTCCTCAAAGATCACTATCAATTACTGGAAGTGAAGGTGTGCAACTTGTCATATCAAGAGCTGACGATGAACTTTCTCCTTTGAAATCTAATACTTCCGGCAGTGTTTCTTCACCAGACTTGCAGGTCCCAGCTGAAACAATTGAGAGAAATACATTTGATACAGATATAAGTGGTTCCGCTAGCATGGTGGATGATTTCATTCATACTAATGGAGAACTAGAGAAAGAAGTCAATGTGTTATCTAGGCCACAAGCATCCATTTCTGAAGAAGAAATTACAATAAGTGACAATGTGAAAACTGAGAAATCTGCTTATTGCAAAGATATTGAAAATGATACAGGAACAA GCTTAGAGTTATCTCTTTGCAGACACCTACTTCAATCTGGCATGGGTCTGAATGCAGCTGCACAAGCCTTTGATGCACACCGCATATCTGAAGAGGAATTTAAAGTTTCTGCAGCATCGATTATTAAGAATGAAAACTTAGTTGTCAGAATTCAGGGGAAGTACTTGCCATGGGATAAAGCTGCTCCTATTGTTCTTGGTATGGTTGCATATGGTTTGCAATTATCTATTGAATCAAGCGATGCAATTTCTTTGGAACAGGATGACACTAGGAAAAGCAGGGAAGATGCATCTGGAATCTCTTCGACTCCTTCTGGGCGTGGATGGAGGCTTTGGCCAAATCCATTTAGAAGGGTTAGGAGAATTGAGCATGCTAATAGTAATTCATCAAACGAAGATGCAGTTGCCGATTCTGAATCTGGCTCGCAGAGTCAACCTGTAGAAGCAACCCGAACTGCTCCTGATGGTAAGGAGTCTCCTCAGAAGCCACTTATGAGAACAAACGTTCCTACAAGTGATCAAATTGCATCTTTGAACCTAAAAGAGGGACAGAATATGGTGACATTCACATCCTTTTCAAGGGTCCTAGGACCTCAGAAg GTTGAAGCTCATATATACTTGTGGAAGTGGAATGCACGGATTGTAATTTCAGATGTTGATGGAACAATCACCAA GTCCGATGTTCTTGGTCAGTTCATGCCCTTGGTTGGTAAGGACTGGACACATTCTGGAATAGCTCGACTTTTCTCAGCAATTAAG GAGAATGGGTACCAGCTGCTGTTCTTGAGCGCACGTGCAATCGTTCAAGCATATATTACCAAGagttttctatttaatttaaaGCAG GATGGGAATACCTTGCCAGATGGACCTGTTGTCATATCGCCTGATGGTTTATTCCCTTCACTATACCGAGAAG TGATAAGAAGAGCTCCTCATGAATTTAAGATTGCGTGTTTAGAG GATATTAAAGCGCTTTTCCCTCCTGATTACAATCCCTTCTATGCGGGTTTTGGGAACAGAGACACCGATGAGCTCAGTTACAGAAAGATTGGCATCCCAAAGGGCAAAATATTCATCATCAACCCTAAG GGTGAGGTAGCCATTAATCATCGCATTGATGTGAAGTCGTACACTTCACTACACACGCTGGTACATGATATGTTCCCGCCTACATCGTTGCTCGAGCAG GAAGATTACAACTCGTGGAATTATTGGAAAATGCCATTGCCAGAGATTGATGGCTACTAG
- the LOC113775837 gene encoding probable membrane-associated kinase regulator 4, which translates to MATYLSSCPDADEDYIDMEVSSCHSLFCCSEKASPQSREFEFQMSSSASNDRETTPSPADELFYKGKLLPLYLPPRLQMVQTLLQTPTISAYESRKEALANEDDHCGIPFIGSFTAPSTNTSTPLDSCNISPSESCRVSCELNPSEYFFGWSTELSSFIGAGGSHPKKSWSKKLKMIRQSSLTQKLKASRAYLKSLFRKSACSDESAAKAACNLEAEQVPGKYVKVGKKAPFGHFGRARPTLSNSVKNVDKEGIEENISQHRRSFSGAIKRHSPSKCLSSSSSSSSGSSSSSSSFSINSNVLYESHLLKRSSSAASDIEISIESAIAHCKNSQQIFNSRNTEDEAGFYSLPISRISPTENQEKAGVCKI; encoded by the coding sequence ATGGCCACATATCTTTCATCCTGTCCCGATGCAGACGAAGACTATATAGACATGGAAGTGAGCTCTTGTCACAGCTTGTTTTGTTGCTCAGAAAAAGCTTCTCCGCAGAGCAGGGAATTTGAGTTTCAGATGTCCTCCTCTGCTTCCAACGACAGAGAAACCACCCCTTCCCCAGCCGATGAGCTCTTTTACAAAGGCAAACTCCTCCCTCTTTACCTCCCTCCGCGCTTGCAGATGGTCCAGACGCTTCTCCAAACCCCCACCATCTCCGCTTACGAGTCCAGAAAAGAGGCCCTTGCAAATGAAGATGACCACTGCGGCATTCCCTTCATTGGCAGCTTCACGGCACCCTCAACTAATACCAGCACCCCCCTGGATTCCTGCAACATATCTCCATCAGAGTCCTGCAGAGTGAGCTGCGAACTCAATCCATCCGAGTACTTCTTTGGGTGGTCAACTGAACTCAGCAGCTTCATCGGGGCCGGGGGCAGTCATCCGAAGAAATCTTGGTCTAAGAAGCTCAAGATGATTAGACAATCTTCCCTAACTCAGAAGCTCAAGGCTTCTCGGGCATACCTCAAGTCACTCTTTCGCAAGTCTGCTTGCTCAGACGAGTCCGCTGCCAAGGCAGCCTGCAATTTAGAGGCTGAACAAGTTCCGGGTAAGTACGTTAAGGTGGGAAAGAAGGCCCCGTTTGGACATTTTGGAAGAGCACGTCCTACTCTTTCTAATTCGGTAAAGAACGTCGACAAGGAAGGAATCGAGGAGAATATCAGCCAGCATAGGAGGTCATTCTCAGGCGCAATCAAACGTCATTCTCCATCCAAGTGCTTATCTTCATCCTCATCCTCTTCCTCtggctcttcttcttcttcttcatcgtTTTCAATTAATTCGAACGTGCTTTATGAGTCGCACTTGCTCAAGAGGAGCAGCAGTGCTGCTTCCGACATCGAGATCTCAATCGAGTCCGCAATTGCTCATTGTAAAAATTCTCAACAGATCTTCAATTCAAGAAATACAGAGGACGAAGCTGGATTCTACTCATTGCCTATTTCCAGGATTTCTCCCACTGAAAATCAAGAGAAAGCAGGTGTCTGTAAGATTTGA
- the LOC113775564 gene encoding uncharacterized protein LOC113775564: MTTACISDCVGDARCPIRRTNNYVSLQKWPDSEAEFVKSTGNLGGKGRLHNNYLHRSGVVVDSASCRQLYLRSAYTFSREEGVQERTKKCFGRVKEKVAIARTATTSRFQPRRRKTRTRFVMVRRVKDFSCGALRTIFQRLLSCTATVDVVEHKI; the protein is encoded by the coding sequence ATGACCACAGCTTGCATATCGGACTGCGTCGGCGACGCCAGATGTCCCATCCGGAGGACCAACAACTATGTCAGCCTCCAAAAATGGCCCGACTCCGAGGCAGAGTTTGTGAAGTCGACGGGGAACTTGGGCGGCAAAGGGCGGTTGCATAACAATTACCTGCATCGGTCTGGGGTGGTGGTGGACAGCGCGTCATGCAGGCAGTTGTACCTGAGGAGTGCCTACACGTTTTCAAGAGAAGAAGGCGTGCAAGAGAGGACCAAGAAATGTTTTGGGAGGGTTAAGGAGAAGGTGGCTATTGCAAGAACAGCAACCACAAGCAGGTTTCAGCCTCGTCGGAGGAAGACCAGGACCAGGTTTGTGATGGTGAGGAGAGTGAAAGACTTCTCCTGTGGTGCACTGCGTACTATTTTCCAGAGGTTGCTGTCCTGCACCGCTACTGTAGACGTTGTGGAGCACAAAATCTGA